The Acidimicrobiales bacterium genome contains a region encoding:
- a CDS encoding transglycosylase domain-containing protein, whose amino-acid sequence MGKLGRFLTTVGAAGTVLGLAALALVPVGGVLGGASHTLALSQPVRLKPLDVPSKVYDSKGGLLAVLQDADYRAPVSLSQVPPTVVHAVLDAEDATFYQHGAVSVPAIMRALKNNVSSSDVQGGSTITQQLVKNAVLDSQRSINRKVHEAVLAFRLEQQMSKDQILERYLNTVYLGEGAYGIEAAAQTYFGTDVSRLNPAQAALLAGEIRNPEGDDPIRQPGAAVQRRSQVLDGMVANGHLSADEAALLKTTPLPTTLHPPPSPQESPFVAEVKAAVLDTSDHRFDALGTTTGDRLNALYKGGLTITTTLDPALQHDAELAVAAEVPNTGGRFTAAVAAIEPATGFVRALVPGNPGSNANGFDVATGRGGGGRQPGSSFKPVVLAAALENGFSTNDTIDGTAPCTISLPGAGPYVANNAEAGAGVMSLLDATANSVNCAYIRLGVDVGLPKIVDTAHRLGIPATVKLGTTPSLSIGTYEVTPEQMASVYATLAADGVHRTPSLVERITDSSTTALYQANPIATQAVSPQIARTTTQALEAVVQRGTGTAAQLSGRAVAGKTGTTDNLANAWFVGYTPQLATAVWMGSPTGQVPMHGVGGVDVFGGTYPARVFRDFMSAGLAGQPVASFTAPDQSQIPPGHFLIAQDSPGALTSPPPPPAPPPPPPAPGPAPAPAPAAPPPPAPTPAPPPVPPAPAPGGHGHGHGG is encoded by the coding sequence TGGCTGCCCTCGCTCTGGTCCCTGTCGGCGGCGTGCTGGGCGGGGCCTCCCACACTCTGGCCCTGAGCCAGCCGGTTCGACTGAAGCCCCTCGATGTCCCGTCGAAGGTGTACGACTCCAAGGGCGGCCTGCTCGCCGTGCTCCAGGACGCCGACTATCGGGCCCCCGTCTCGCTGTCGCAGGTGCCGCCCACGGTGGTCCATGCCGTGCTGGACGCCGAGGACGCCACCTTCTACCAGCACGGAGCCGTGAGCGTCCCCGCCATCATGCGCGCGCTGAAGAACAACGTGTCGTCGAGCGACGTCCAGGGCGGTTCGACCATCACCCAGCAGCTGGTGAAGAACGCGGTGCTGGATTCGCAGCGCAGCATCAACCGCAAGGTCCACGAGGCCGTCCTCGCCTTTCGCCTCGAGCAGCAGATGTCGAAGGACCAGATCCTGGAGCGATACCTCAACACCGTGTACCTGGGCGAGGGCGCCTACGGGATCGAGGCGGCCGCGCAGACCTACTTCGGGACCGACGTCAGCCGGCTGAACCCGGCTCAGGCCGCCCTGCTCGCCGGGGAGATCCGCAACCCCGAGGGCGACGACCCGATCCGTCAGCCTGGGGCGGCGGTCCAGCGACGGAGCCAGGTCCTCGACGGCATGGTGGCCAACGGCCACCTGAGCGCAGACGAGGCCGCCCTGCTGAAGACGACCCCGCTGCCAACGACGCTTCATCCGCCCCCGTCGCCGCAGGAAAGCCCGTTCGTCGCCGAGGTCAAGGCTGCCGTCCTCGACACCAGCGACCACCGATTCGACGCGCTGGGCACCACCACGGGCGACCGCTTGAACGCGCTGTACAAGGGTGGCCTGACCATCACCACCACGCTGGACCCCGCCCTCCAGCACGACGCCGAGCTGGCTGTTGCGGCTGAGGTGCCGAACACCGGAGGACGGTTCACCGCCGCGGTGGCGGCCATCGAGCCGGCGACGGGGTTCGTGCGTGCCCTCGTCCCCGGCAACCCGGGATCCAACGCCAACGGCTTCGACGTGGCCACCGGTCGAGGGGGCGGTGGGCGTCAGCCCGGCTCGTCCTTCAAGCCAGTGGTGCTCGCCGCTGCCCTGGAGAACGGGTTCAGCACGAACGACACCATCGACGGGACCGCGCCGTGCACGATCTCTCTGCCCGGTGCCGGACCCTACGTGGCCAACAACGCCGAGGCGGGGGCGGGCGTGATGAGCCTCCTCGATGCCACGGCCAACTCGGTGAACTGCGCCTACATCCGCTTGGGGGTGGACGTCGGCCTGCCCAAGATCGTCGACACGGCCCACCGCCTCGGCATCCCGGCGACCGTCAAGCTCGGTACAACGCCCTCGCTCAGCATCGGGACCTACGAGGTGACACCTGAGCAGATGGCCTCGGTGTACGCCACTCTGGCGGCCGACGGGGTGCATCGAACGCCGAGCCTCGTCGAGCGGATCACCGACAGTTCGACCACCGCGCTCTACCAGGCCAACCCGATCGCTACCCAGGCCGTGTCCCCCCAGATCGCCAGGACGACCACCCAGGCGCTCGAGGCCGTGGTCCAGCGGGGCACCGGCACAGCGGCCCAGCTCTCGGGCCGCGCCGTGGCGGGGAAGACGGGGACCACCGACAACCTGGCCAACGCCTGGTTCGTGGGCTACACGCCCCAGCTTGCTACCGCGGTGTGGATGGGCTCACCGACCGGCCAGGTCCCGATGCATGGAGTGGGGGGCGTGGACGTCTTCGGCGGGACCTACCCAGCCCGTGTCTTCCGTGATTTCATGAGCGCCGGGCTCGCCGGCCAACCCGTGGCCAGCTTCACCGCTCCTGATCAGAGCCAGATACCGCCCGGGCACTTCCTGATCGCCCAGGACTCGCCGGGCGCACTCACCAGCCCGCCCCCACCGCCGGCGCCGCCGCCCCCACCGCCGGCGCCTGGGCCGGCCCCGGCACCCGCGCCCGCTGCCCCGCCTCCACCTGCTCCGACGCCGGCGCCACCGCCCGTGCCGCCGGCGCCCGCACCTGGCGGCCACGGGCATGGGCACGGAGGCTGA